In Geminicoccaceae bacterium, a single window of DNA contains:
- a CDS encoding bifunctional diguanylate cyclase/phosphodiesterase — MMNSPNDDFWPFFRNAEFSEEFAVKFLRIARTRPESAIIFKSSVITVIAAIMVFIVCLILLSGTYQAYQNSKEIHDVFYEENMALNNLGKTVGFFITTNDSRNFSQHDIESIFRDLKIDYEKFLEVHARFVSLPDSLGVFEYLSEYTSPWQDIRREKAAIVDEIGIIIESVRKFIELGDGEFQRSFHGDALTIYFLFVSSKLQEYTQEIIYYHKNFFRTIFHMNIVFIGLSLLIILITIYYVMRPIRMKILKYHEIAFNESILLAQKAMIDGLTKLGNRDCLLAILAHTFNNNGPNRVGWAVLADLDYFKPINDNFGHRAGDEALRVTSRRLSEFAEIGGIAFRIGGDEFMIVFPESVTRKQLDETIASILKQFEEPIHWSDSFFEVNLSMGVVRVTSEYDSFDTVFAAADRALRDAKRHTGLRWQHFSETSDLTAIGIDQEERQLTRLLDSGHLRAYYQPIVNLRTGQIVMFESLVRITTGRGDPLLPERWLEEAMRLGFSARITWEMLNQVQKDHLRLENLLGRKIDITINIEESMFFDSRLHERIGLINADPNNNWLILEVPENVALDRSASGVALRLAELRRTNTRIFLDDFGAGLAYLSHLKGNQFDAIKIDKSMVDKISESNENIAIVRHLISMARELEMDTICEGIERSRDLNCLLNMGCDFGQGFYFGEAMDIEYWSSAFSNYPQDLSVARR, encoded by the coding sequence ATGATGAACAGTCCGAACGACGATTTCTGGCCATTCTTCAGGAATGCGGAATTCAGCGAAGAATTTGCCGTAAAATTTCTCAGGATTGCAAGAACCCGTCCCGAATCGGCCATCATTTTCAAGAGCAGCGTGATCACCGTCATTGCTGCGATCATGGTTTTTATCGTTTGCCTGATACTGCTTTCCGGAACCTATCAAGCCTATCAAAATTCGAAAGAAATACATGACGTATTTTATGAAGAAAACATGGCCCTCAACAATCTGGGGAAAACAGTCGGATTCTTCATCACGACGAATGACAGCAGAAACTTTTCTCAGCATGACATCGAATCGATCTTCCGCGATCTGAAGATCGACTACGAGAAATTTCTCGAAGTTCATGCCCGTTTCGTCAGCCTTCCCGATAGTCTCGGAGTATTCGAATACCTTTCCGAATATACATCGCCGTGGCAGGACATACGACGCGAGAAGGCCGCCATCGTCGATGAAATCGGGATAATCATCGAAAGCGTCAGAAAATTCATCGAACTTGGCGACGGAGAATTTCAAAGAAGTTTTCACGGCGATGCACTCACCATATATTTTTTATTTGTAAGCTCAAAGCTTCAAGAATATACTCAAGAAATTATTTATTATCATAAGAATTTTTTTCGAACGATATTTCATATGAATATTGTATTTATCGGATTGTCTTTGTTGATAATATTAATTACGATTTACTATGTCATGAGACCTATTCGAATGAAGATTCTAAAATACCACGAAATTGCATTCAACGAGAGCATTCTTCTCGCCCAGAAAGCAATGATAGACGGATTGACCAAACTGGGAAACCGTGACTGTCTGCTCGCCATCCTCGCCCATACGTTCAACAACAATGGCCCGAACAGGGTCGGCTGGGCCGTTCTCGCCGACCTCGATTACTTCAAGCCGATCAACGATAATTTTGGCCACCGGGCTGGAGACGAGGCGCTTCGCGTCACCAGCAGGCGTTTGTCGGAATTCGCGGAAATTGGCGGCATCGCCTTCCGCATCGGGGGCGATGAGTTCATGATCGTGTTTCCCGAAAGCGTCACGCGAAAGCAACTGGACGAGACAATTGCATCGATCCTCAAACAGTTCGAGGAGCCCATCCATTGGTCGGACAGTTTCTTTGAAGTCAACCTGAGCATGGGCGTTGTGAGAGTCACATCGGAATATGACAGTTTCGATACCGTATTCGCGGCGGCCGATCGTGCGCTCCGGGACGCGAAAAGGCACACGGGATTGCGGTGGCAGCATTTTTCGGAAACTTCGGACCTGACAGCCATCGGCATCGACCAGGAGGAACGGCAACTGACCCGGCTGCTCGATAGCGGCCATCTGCGCGCCTACTACCAGCCCATCGTCAATCTGCGCACTGGCCAGATCGTCATGTTCGAATCGCTGGTGAGGATCACCACGGGACGTGGCGATCCGCTATTGCCCGAACGCTGGCTCGAAGAGGCGATGCGACTCGGCTTCAGCGCGCGAATCACCTGGGAGATGCTCAACCAGGTGCAAAAGGACCATCTGCGTCTGGAGAATCTCCTGGGTCGCAAGATCGACATCACTATCAATATCGAAGAGTCGATGTTCTTCGATTCGCGACTGCATGAAAGAATTGGCCTTATCAATGCGGATCCGAACAACAACTGGCTGATCCTTGAAGTTCCGGAGAATGTCGCCCTTGATCGTTCAGCATCAGGTGTCGCCCTTCGCCTGGCCGAACTTCGCCGCACCAATACCCGCATCTTCCTCGACGATTTCGGGGCTGGCCTTGCCTACCTCTCGCACCTGAAGGGAAATCAGTTCGATGCCATCAAGATCGACAAGTCGATGGTCGACAAGATATCAGAAAGCAATGAGAATATCGCAATCGTACGTCATCTGATCAGCATGGCGAGAGAGCTGGAAATGGATACCATATGCGAAGGCATCGAACGGTCAAGGGACCTCAACTGCCTGCTCAACATGGGATGCGATTTCGGACAGGGATTCTACTTCGGCGAGGCGATGGATATCGAATACTGGAGTTCAGCATTCAGCAACTATCCACAAGACCTGAGCGTCGCCCGCAGATAA
- a CDS encoding ABC transporter substrate-binding protein, whose protein sequence is MEASMNNGISLSNTMLMAILASVTAALPAFAETFPLPRSTAVFGQDPVEFVAPTDILHIGSLPEYREPAWVTERYVKTGLLPPVSERLPKEPLIYNSRNMYDGIGVYGGTLRHVTGGRPQGWNKPAGQHLGFGGTEMNFWECLTATGPLYQVKGENLEPLPNLARSWQWSDDGHELTMQLIEGIKWSDGDPFDSEDVLFLWEDHILDPNIASEISGTTDPKTFGIDTKLEATGAYEIKWTFRETRPTRVLFAMAYPTFCPGPSHVMKSKHPRYNKDMTYESYQGAFPVDMMNFPVLGSHVAVDYTPDEFLIARRNPYYWKVDETGQQLPYMDEVHYRFSTWTDRTERAVNGTADWSNLENLPLFAEAIEQSTRPDSPARINFGPRTIGYFIGFNYAGNDWGHPDRRARAIRKLNRILEFRLAVTHAIDRERLNKAISFANLAAIYPGGIYVDSIFGDADSTVYYPYSPELAKENFAKAGLFDTDGDGYLNYPAEFDIPGNVEINVTCNTPRAMEPVLAGLVIGMLDEVGLKLHDACVDGPAGELEFAGKFEWSIYRGERDFITFIQDTRRLAPIGPRTHLWHQAGSDGTLDLLPFENDLVSIIRQFYEIDTFAEATRLASLYQKIFTENVYQVGLTVYPGGLIVNKRLRNIQPGTPVYAFQWAEKAALRERLFVPAEQQVKEYERFPGMLPGSIGMSAGRK, encoded by the coding sequence ATGGAGGCTTCCATGAATAACGGAATTTCTTTGTCCAATACAATGCTCATGGCAATACTGGCATCCGTCACAGCAGCATTGCCCGCCTTTGCCGAAACGTTCCCCCTGCCACGATCGACTGCGGTTTTCGGGCAGGACCCTGTGGAGTTCGTCGCTCCCACGGATATTCTCCACATCGGCAGCCTGCCGGAATACCGCGAACCCGCATGGGTTACCGAGCGATACGTGAAGACCGGACTTCTTCCCCCCGTATCGGAGCGCCTGCCGAAGGAACCGCTGATCTACAACAGCCGCAACATGTATGATGGTATCGGTGTCTATGGCGGCACGCTGCGCCACGTGACGGGCGGGCGTCCTCAGGGCTGGAACAAGCCGGCCGGACAGCATCTGGGGTTTGGCGGCACCGAAATGAACTTCTGGGAGTGCCTGACCGCAACCGGACCGCTCTACCAGGTCAAGGGGGAAAACCTCGAACCCCTGCCCAATCTCGCCAGGAGCTGGCAGTGGTCCGATGACGGCCATGAACTGACGATGCAACTGATCGAGGGAATCAAATGGTCCGATGGCGATCCTTTCGACAGCGAGGACGTGCTCTTCCTCTGGGAGGATCATATCCTCGACCCCAATATCGCCAGCGAGATTTCCGGCACCACCGATCCCAAGACGTTCGGAATCGATACGAAGCTCGAAGCGACGGGTGCCTACGAGATAAAATGGACATTCAGGGAAACCCGCCCGACACGCGTCCTGTTCGCGATGGCCTACCCGACATTCTGCCCCGGGCCGAGCCATGTGATGAAGTCGAAACATCCCCGGTACAACAAGGACATGACCTATGAAAGTTATCAAGGGGCCTTTCCTGTCGACATGATGAACTTTCCCGTTCTGGGAAGTCACGTTGCGGTCGATTATACCCCGGATGAATTTCTGATCGCCCGGAGGAACCCGTATTACTGGAAAGTCGACGAAACGGGACAACAGCTACCGTATATGGACGAAGTCCACTATCGGTTCTCGACATGGACCGACCGTACCGAAAGGGCGGTCAACGGCACGGCCGATTGGTCCAATCTTGAGAACCTTCCCCTGTTCGCCGAAGCGATAGAGCAAAGCACGCGGCCGGATTCACCCGCACGGATCAATTTCGGACCACGGACCATCGGCTATTTCATTGGTTTCAACTATGCCGGAAACGACTGGGGTCATCCCGACCGGCGGGCCAGGGCCATACGCAAGCTCAATCGAATTCTCGAATTCCGGCTGGCCGTCACCCATGCGATCGATAGAGAGAGGCTGAACAAGGCAATCAGCTTCGCGAATCTCGCGGCCATCTATCCCGGCGGCATATATGTCGATTCGATCTTCGGGGACGCGGATTCGACCGTCTACTATCCCTACTCACCCGAACTGGCGAAGGAGAATTTCGCCAAGGCGGGGCTCTTTGACACGGACGGTGATGGATATCTCAACTATCCCGCCGAATTCGACATTCCGGGAAATGTCGAGATCAATGTCACCTGCAACACACCGCGCGCCATGGAACCGGTACTGGCCGGGCTCGTCATCGGCATGCTCGACGAAGTCGGCCTGAAACTCCATGATGCCTGCGTCGATGGACCGGCTGGCGAACTGGAATTCGCCGGCAAGTTCGAGTGGTCCATCTATCGCGGCGAACGCGATTTCATCACCTTCATCCAGGATACGCGGCGCCTGGCGCCCATCGGCCCACGCACTCACCTGTGGCATCAGGCAGGCTCCGATGGTACGCTCGATCTCCTGCCCTTCGAAAATGACCTTGTCAGCATCATCCGGCAATTCTACGAAATCGATACGTTTGCCGAGGCCACCAGACTGGCCAGTCTCTATCAGAAGATCTTCACCGAAAATGTGTATCAGGTGGGGCTCACCGTCTATCCGGGCGGTCTCATCGTCAACAAGCGACTGCGAAACATCCAGCCAGGAACGCCGGTCTACGCCTTTCAATGGGCGGAAAAGGCAGCACTCCGCGAAAGGCTCTTTGTTCCCGCCGAGCAGCAGGTCAAGGAGTACGAACGATTTCCCGGAATGCTTCCCGGATCGATTGGCATGTCGGCCGGACGCAAGTGA
- a CDS encoding GGDEF domain-containing protein: MSIIFKEKKLFHAPPDLPDDIRRLGWQDVLTPLMKFSHDHHLLWCVPWLARKLSGDAQREWIGTHRQHVALHMPALFSASFNEVHLRRGHTKRLGEFSLDPYDRPIILYEYRPCLNEDQSYFIATINHLRYQGTERESELPSFSPPAVDFTVDMMKNLKIFQWSFSQDTGILEISEDQVAFLGLPDDPDIFSNPLVHMETIFAEDRQAIQRASHAAMDEGTKYDVTYRVWTGQGDLALTRTICHQIDFPRTHRAKLHGSTIVMPKIAKEIERSFIDPLTGLLNRHIFDRDLDACQAQLQAHASFEYTLGIIDVDNFKKVNDHLGHAVGDRYLQALGKLITSMTSDDIKGYRLGGDEFCLIFSGFELNTSRLQRMARELQTGAEAMFRNLFANVFGNTRMGISIGLAQGSRTDPTAISCYERADKNLYTNKRHRKLVRKSPGVARSAIPALVDLQPHQL; encoded by the coding sequence ATGTCCATAATATTCAAAGAGAAGAAGCTCTTCCATGCCCCGCCCGACCTGCCCGACGACATACGTCGCCTCGGATGGCAGGATGTCCTGACACCCCTGATGAAATTCTCGCACGACCACCATCTGCTGTGGTGCGTCCCATGGCTCGCCAGGAAATTATCAGGGGATGCCCAAAGGGAGTGGATCGGCACGCACCGGCAACATGTGGCACTCCATATGCCCGCCCTGTTCAGCGCGTCGTTCAACGAGGTTCACCTGCGTCGCGGACACACCAAGCGGCTTGGCGAATTTTCCCTCGATCCGTACGATCGACCCATTATCCTCTACGAATATCGCCCGTGCCTGAACGAGGACCAGAGCTACTTCATCGCGACGATCAACCACCTCAGGTATCAGGGGACGGAACGCGAGTCGGAGCTGCCGTCGTTTTCCCCGCCGGCCGTCGATTTCACCGTCGACATGATGAAGAACCTGAAGATATTCCAATGGTCGTTCAGCCAGGACACGGGGATACTGGAAATCTCGGAAGACCAGGTCGCATTCCTCGGGCTTCCCGACGACCCGGACATCTTCAGCAATCCCCTTGTCCACATGGAGACCATCTTTGCCGAAGACCGCCAGGCCATCCAGCGAGCCAGCCATGCCGCAATGGATGAGGGCACGAAATATGACGTGACCTACAGGGTGTGGACGGGTCAGGGAGACCTTGCCCTCACGAGGACCATCTGCCACCAGATCGACTTCCCGAGGACGCATCGGGCCAAGCTGCATGGCTCCACCATCGTCATGCCGAAAATCGCCAAGGAGATCGAACGCAGCTTCATCGATCCCCTCACCGGCCTTCTCAATCGCCACATCTTCGACCGCGACCTCGATGCATGCCAGGCACAGCTACAGGCGCACGCATCGTTCGAGTACACCCTCGGCATCATCGATGTCGACAATTTCAAGAAAGTCAACGACCACCTCGGGCACGCCGTGGGAGATCGCTATCTGCAGGCCCTAGGCAAGCTGATCACCAGCATGACATCGGATGACATCAAGGGCTACCGCCTGGGAGGCGATGAATTCTGCCTGATCTTTTCGGGTTTCGAACTCAACACATCACGACTGCAACGGATGGCGCGCGAACTCCAGACAGGCGCGGAGGCCATGTTCCGCAATCTGTTTGCCAATGTTTTCGGGAATACCCGGATGGGTATTTCCATCGGCCTGGCCCAGGGCTCGCGTACCGATCCGACGGCGATTTCCTGCTACGAGCGAGCCGACAAGAATCTCTATACCAACAAGCGCCACCGCAAGTTGGTGCGAAAGAGCCCGGGAGTGGCTCGATCGGCCATTCCGGCACTGGTCGACCTGCAACCTCATCAATTATAA
- a CDS encoding MFS transporter, which yields MHDRPVIVALGAISVFVSIGFGILSPAVPTMMADLSLSQTTISFLYTGALTLIALTSLVTGALVDRFGVRPLINAGLGIFIVSGILAALAGNAYLLLFGRAMQAAGSAAGLTAARVAIRIMFDRRRSMRILSFYAFWMIASGIVAPVMGGWITELYSWRLIFVIEALLALPCLIILNRRHFLPSRATAWVMPDNDACRVPLKQQFSVLLMPAFALVVILHTASSTLILAEAIWTPQWASNVHHLSPSEIGMWRVVLSTSMAIGCIIPARFPMPGRDSLLALLAIALSVVAVPVFLTSVELFNHPAALFFPAGIFAMSCGIILAIAPNWCMWLVPGMSGTSVGVMTCTVGLVSAAAIQTLAVIMGNDPIPLLMTAVIVCAAVELAVGVALVLSGMTSSDTAASGIPSVAGDGKSRHGVDCGEPRQPLSSTKRGTRGIASCP from the coding sequence ATGCACGACCGCCCCGTCATCGTGGCGCTGGGAGCGATCTCCGTCTTCGTCTCGATCGGTTTCGGGATCCTGTCTCCCGCCGTCCCGACCATGATGGCCGACCTTTCCTTGTCCCAGACGACCATTTCATTCCTGTATACGGGTGCGCTCACCCTCATCGCGCTGACCAGCCTTGTCACCGGTGCGCTGGTCGACAGGTTCGGTGTCCGACCGCTGATCAATGCCGGCCTCGGCATCTTCATCGTCAGCGGCATCCTCGCGGCATTGGCCGGCAATGCATATCTGCTGCTTTTCGGCAGGGCCATGCAGGCAGCCGGAAGTGCGGCCGGCCTTACGGCCGCACGGGTCGCGATCCGCATCATGTTCGATCGCCGCCGCTCCATGCGCATTCTCTCCTTCTACGCCTTCTGGATGATCGCCAGCGGCATTGTGGCCCCCGTGATGGGCGGATGGATCACTGAATTGTACAGCTGGCGCCTGATATTCGTGATCGAGGCCCTGCTCGCCTTGCCCTGCCTGATCATCCTCAACCGCCGGCACTTCCTGCCTTCCCGCGCGACGGCGTGGGTCATGCCCGACAACGACGCATGCCGCGTGCCCCTGAAGCAGCAGTTCAGCGTCCTGTTGATGCCGGCATTCGCGCTGGTGGTCATCCTTCATACGGCAAGTTCGACCCTGATCCTGGCAGAGGCGATCTGGACCCCGCAGTGGGCAAGCAACGTTCATCACCTGTCGCCGAGTGAAATCGGCATGTGGCGGGTGGTTCTTTCCACCTCGATGGCCATCGGCTGCATCATTCCGGCACGCTTTCCCATGCCCGGTCGTGACAGCCTGCTGGCGCTTCTGGCCATCGCCCTTTCGGTCGTCGCAGTCCCCGTCTTTCTCACCTCGGTGGAGCTTTTCAACCATCCGGCCGCCCTGTTCTTCCCGGCCGGCATCTTTGCCATGTCATGCGGCATCATCCTTGCCATCGCACCGAACTGGTGCATGTGGCTCGTGCCGGGGATGTCCGGCACGAGCGTCGGCGTGATGACTTGCACCGTCGGCCTGGTGTCGGCGGCGGCCATCCAGACCCTTGCAGTCATCATGGGTAACGATCCGATCCCGTTGCTCATGACGGCGGTGATCGTCTGCGCCGCGGTGGAACTTGCCGTGGGGGTTGCGCTGGTTCTTTCCGGGATGACATCATCGGACACCGCTGCCTCAGGCATTCCATCTGTCGCCGGAGACGGCAAATCGCGCCATGGAGTTGATTGTGGCGAACCACGACAACCCCTGTCATCAACGAAACGTGGCACCCGGGGGATTGCATCATGTCCATAA
- a CDS encoding FAD-binding oxidoreductase, with product MAGASVAAELARSGKVAIIERESRPGYHTTGRSAAVYLKSYGNAVIKAMTSASEDFYHNPPEGFSEVPLLHPRGMIMIARQDQLYRIDEELELVRPFVSDARALTSAEILTSVPQLKEDYVTGGFIDPQAEDMDVDAILQGYLRRFRKLGGMLFTDSEVLAMSADDGGWTVETRTGRMRAPVVINAAGAWADPVAEMAGLGALGITPKRRTAFIIDPPQGADCSRWPAIADIDEQFYFRPESGGLFCSPADETPSEPCDAQPEELDIAIAADRIMKALDVDIRHIRRSWAGLRSFASDKSPVVGFDPRARGFFWLAGQGGYGIQTAPAMAIVAAALASGGNSSLVSGAVVEAMRPERFID from the coding sequence ATGGCAGGGGCTTCCGTCGCAGCGGAGCTCGCACGCAGCGGCAAGGTCGCGATCATCGAGCGCGAGAGTCGGCCGGGCTATCACACCACCGGCCGTTCGGCGGCCGTCTATCTCAAGTCCTACGGCAACGCCGTCATCAAGGCGATGACCAGCGCCAGCGAGGATTTCTACCACAACCCGCCGGAGGGTTTCAGCGAGGTGCCGCTGCTGCATCCGCGCGGGATGATCATGATCGCAAGGCAGGACCAGCTTTACCGGATCGATGAGGAACTCGAACTCGTCCGCCCCTTCGTCAGCGATGCCCGCGCCCTCACATCGGCGGAAATCCTCACGTCTGTACCTCAGCTCAAGGAGGATTATGTCACCGGCGGTTTCATCGACCCCCAGGCCGAGGACATGGATGTCGATGCCATCCTGCAGGGTTATCTGCGGCGGTTCCGCAAGCTGGGCGGTATGCTCTTCACCGACAGCGAAGTGCTTGCCATGAGCGCGGATGACGGCGGCTGGACCGTGGAAACCAGGACGGGTCGGATGCGGGCTCCCGTCGTCATCAACGCCGCCGGCGCCTGGGCCGATCCGGTGGCCGAAATGGCTGGATTGGGAGCACTCGGGATCACCCCCAAGCGACGCACGGCCTTCATCATCGATCCGCCACAGGGTGCGGACTGCAGCCGCTGGCCCGCCATCGCCGATATCGACGAGCAGTTCTACTTCCGCCCGGAGTCCGGCGGTCTGTTCTGTTCGCCGGCCGACGAGACGCCGTCGGAACCATGCGATGCGCAACCCGAGGAACTCGACATCGCCATTGCCGCCGACCGGATCATGAAAGCCCTTGATGTCGATATTCGCCATATCCGCAGAAGCTGGGCCGGGCTGCGCAGCTTTGCGAGCGACAAGAGCCCGGTCGTCGGCTTCGATCCCCGCGCCAGAGGCTTCTTCTGGCTCGCCGGCCAGGGCGGCTACGGCATCCAGACAGCACCGGCCATGGCGATCGTCGCCGCAGCATTGGCCTCGGGCGGCAACTCATCCCTGGTGAGCGGGGCCGTCGTCGAGGCCATGCGGCCCGAGCGCTTCATCGACTGA
- a CDS encoding DUF1499 domain-containing protein, which produces MSSLGRLLAVYSRSELGYSDMGVNRKRVGHLLELVQR; this is translated from the coding sequence ATGTCTTCATTGGGGCGGCTTCTCGCCGTCTACAGCCGAAGCGAGCTCGGGTATTCGGACATGGGCGTGAACAGGAAGCGGGTCGGGCATCTGCTGGAGCTTGTCCAGCGCTGA
- a CDS encoding SMP-30/gluconolactonase/LRE family protein: MDMREITSGLRFPEGPVAMPDGSVALVEIERRTITRVGRNGDTSVIAETGGGPNGLAVGADGAFYVTNNGGFEFHKDESGIRPTVEAIDYSGGRLERVDGKTGSVRALYSDIGNGHSLRGPNDLVVDRQGGIWFTDLGKRRARSLDYGAIYYAAADGSSITEVIQPFISANGIGLSPDEKVLYVAETEGGRLWAFDLAGPGKVNKHAWPSPHGGRLVYTAGQSYERYDSLAVEASGNICVATLMNGGISVISPAGDLVEFVPMPDHYTTNICFGGADMRTAYITLSQSGRLVAMDWRRPGLKLNFSGL; encoded by the coding sequence ATGGACATGCGCGAAATCACCAGTGGATTGAGATTTCCCGAAGGCCCGGTGGCCATGCCCGATGGCAGCGTCGCCCTGGTCGAGATCGAACGACGGACAATCACCCGTGTCGGCAGGAATGGCGACACGTCGGTGATCGCCGAAACCGGCGGCGGGCCCAACGGGCTTGCGGTCGGTGCGGACGGTGCCTTCTACGTCACGAACAACGGCGGCTTCGAATTCCACAAGGATGAATCGGGAATACGACCGACCGTGGAAGCGATCGACTACTCCGGCGGCAGGCTTGAGCGCGTCGACGGCAAGACCGGTAGCGTTCGCGCACTGTACTCGGACATTGGCAATGGCCACAGTCTCAGAGGCCCCAACGATCTGGTGGTCGACCGGCAAGGAGGTATCTGGTTCACCGATCTGGGCAAGCGTCGCGCACGCAGCCTCGACTACGGCGCGATTTACTACGCCGCCGCGGACGGGTCCTCGATCACCGAAGTGATTCAGCCCTTCATCAGCGCCAACGGCATCGGCCTGTCGCCTGACGAAAAGGTGCTGTATGTGGCCGAGACGGAGGGCGGGCGCTTGTGGGCCTTCGACCTTGCCGGCCCCGGCAAGGTGAACAAGCACGCATGGCCGAGCCCGCATGGCGGACGACTGGTGTACACGGCCGGCCAATCCTACGAACGCTATGACAGCCTCGCGGTCGAGGCTTCCGGGAACATCTGCGTTGCGACGCTCATGAACGGCGGGATCAGCGTCATCTCGCCGGCCGGCGATCTGGTCGAGTTCGTCCCCATGCCTGACCATTACACCACCAACATCTGTTTTGGCGGTGCAGACATGCGCACGGCCTACATCACCCTGTCACAAAGTGGCAGGCTGGTTGCCATGGACTGGCGGCGACCGGGCCTCAAACTCAATTTCTCGGGTCTATGA